The segment ATGAACATGCATATACctttagcttaaaacttccccaattttgctgtttggGGAGATACTGCTTTGGAAAAAATCCCCGGTGTTCTCCTtccttgctgcaagtaataaatccttccttctcctgatctCTGGCTTGGTTGTATCTTTtggctcaacacccaccaagaggcaaacccagttttcGGGGAACATCGGCTCAGTCCTGGCTGGTCCCTATGAAATCCTGAGTCTGGAGCAGAGGGCAGGTGGCTCCACGCAGGTTCAGGTGAATCCCATGTCAACACCACCAGGTGGAGGTCTGAACAAATAAACTAATTGAGAACTAAAAGATGGACTGCTGTGAACAAAAGTAGTATGGACTTTGGACGATTAGCTCAGGCACATAAATTAGTTGAAGTTTGACTAAGAAACAAGACATCTCTCTATCCAGGCTCTGTCCTACCTCCAGGCTGAGTCCTCCAGGAAGACAAAGCTGGGAGGGGTATTCCACCCCAGACAGAGAAAACTGCCCAGGAAAAAAGCTGCGATGAGGAGTCCAGTGTGGCTAGAAAAGGCATTTCTCAGCATGGGCTTCTGTAATACTAGTGACAAGATCTCCTTGGGACAAGGTACTGATTGGAAACATAGATTCCTGAGCCCCACTCCTCCCCCATGGTTCTTACACATATTAACCACCAACTCAGGGGTCTTAGAAACATCAGCAGAATACCACTTAAGTCTGTCTCTGGCAAATGGAATCCCCTGCATTGCACTGCATTGCATTACATTGCTAGTTTTAGAAGCTCTCCAAATGGTTCTAATGTGGGTCAGCGTTGAGACCCACTGAGATGCCTAGAGAAGTTATTACCCAGACTTCCCTGATAAGAGGAATCCCCTGgggctctttaaaaacaaaatggattCTTGGACCTCAGGCCCCCTGTGGATTCTGATGcatggggtggggcccaggaatctttctatttaacttattttttttaaacaggcccCAACTTGTGaaattgactcttttttttttgaaattgactCTTGAGGCCCGGGAAGGTTGGGGAACTTGGCTGACTTTCTGGGAGATGCAAGGGAAGGTGAGGCGGGACAGACAGACAGGCTGAGTCCAGCCTGTGGAGGGCCAGCCAGGAGGGGCATAGGCTGGGCAGCAGGGCTCTTCGGGAGGGAGTGGTCCAGGGCAGCTGCAGAGCAGCTCAGAGCTCCTGTTAGGCTGGGAGTACGTCTGCCTTATTGCTTCTTAGTAACTATCACTTTTTGGAAAGTTCTTGGTTTTTGTCTGTTTATCTTCTGTACTCCTGTCCCTTCCCCACACTTGAACATCACCTCTACAAAAGTTGAATttggcacatggtagatgctTAATATATAGTTGGCAAATGAAGGAATGGGAGTCATCAGCCCACACTTAGTGGTCGAAGCTATGGAGTGGATGGGACTGCCCCAGAAGCTGAGCGGAATCCGACAGAGAGAGGAGTCTGCAGGGTACCACATTTAAGGGGAAGGGGAAAGTTAAAGAGAAGCAGGCACGATCGGATAGGGAGGAGTAAATTAGGAGGAGGGAGGTGTCAGCTGGGCCAGGAAGGAAAATGGGGTGGTGGGGACAAATGTGATCCCTTCACTCTGCAGCCCCCTCAGCAGCACCCAATAGAGATACGGTGAAAATGAGGTATTTTCCCCATCCCCAAGCTGCTCCCAGACCAGTGAGGGTACACAGACCTCAAAGCACTCCACTTCAAAAACAGTGTGGTTCTGTGCTAGAGATAATGGCCAGAGTGCTATGGGAGTACAAGGAGGGGCCCTTTCCCCATGAGAGGGGGCTtggggggcttcctggaggagggaaagtcgatagatagatacatacatacatgcataaatCAAGAGTTAATCAGGTAAATATATTGGTAAAAAAAGGATCCCATACATGGCCCAAGCAAAGCTGGGGGAGGGCATCATGGGGTCAAGGCATGGAGAGGGTCAGTGAGGACAGCTTGCTAGTAAGTTCAGGAAGTGCAGCCTGAGAGGGAGCTGTGGGCAAGGCCAAGAGCAGTTGGCACTGAGAAGGCTTGGGTAAGCAGAAGCATCTGAGTGGATAGGGACTCCCAGACAAAGCCGTGAACCCTCAAACTGTAGCAGTCACTATAAACCCAGAAACAGCCCACCACTCTTGTGTTTACAATTCGGAAGGCCAGGTTTGCCCTGAGGATCTCACAAGGACAACCTAGATTTCCCAGAACCCCTGTCCTGAGATGACAcaagaaaaatcacttttttaaaaaaattaacaaaattctgGCAGTTCGAGCTGAGCTGCAGATAGCCTAACTGCTGGTGAGACCTCAAGATAAACCCTTATTGATGGAAACACAGGGCAGGGCACTAGGCTGTGATGAACGTACCCACTCACTGACTGAAGAATGGCCACGACAGCCCTTCTCCGCAGGCTGGGGTTGTGTCTCCATTCTAAGCAGCAGGGGACCCTCACAGTGTGTGATGTggtggggatggttcaggagtAACTCTTCTGCTCTTTTTGATATGTTTCCCTCCCCCAACATCCTCGAGGGGTCCAAGCCACTCCACCCAGGCTTTTGGGGTGACTCCTCCATACACAAGCCCATCCCATCATGGCATCTCTACAAGTCAGTCAGACCTTCCACCTGCCAGGGTGGGCCTTGGTCTAGCAGATCACAGTCTCAGGACTTCCCCAGGTCCATATCAAGGCCTCTTCCCACAGGGTGAAGCAGAGGAGGGTAAGATCCTCCTCCCAGCTCTGAGCCATAGCTCCTCTGGACCTCCCAACATCCCTGGGCAGGTATGCTGTACCCATTTTGCAGGtgtggacactgaggctcagagaaaggaaatgaCTTCCTCTCTGGATCACATAGCTAGTCAGGGGCAGAGCTGGAAGTGGACCTCCAGTCCTCTGACCCCCAGGCTGTGCTCTTTCTGCTCCACTGGCCACCTTTGTGCAAGAGAAGACAAGAATGTTTAGAATTCCGATTTCAAAGGAAGAGCTTTGGTTTGAAATTTGAGTCCTAAGATCACAGTCCTCAGAGGTAGAAGGGCCTTGAGCAATTGTTTCCAAGATTTCCCACAAGAGACAGATCTCCTGGGATGTGATTGTACAGACAGCTTTTCAGGGCCCTGCCCAGACCTGTATATGCAAGGGGTTTTGATGGGGCCCAGTGACAGGTGTTTCTTTAACAAAGGAAACCTTGGGGCACCCTGGCTAGACCCGCtcaggcccattttacagatgaggaaataggctcAGACAGGAGAAGGGGCAGACCCACCACTGAGAGTCATCAGGTCCTGCATATTTGAGAAAAATGCAAGAGCATCTGCATTGCCAGTCCTGGGACCCTGCAATTATGAAGTAAAAGAACTAGTTCCCCCAAAATGTACTGTATTATAAGAGCTGCTCAGGCAAAGAGATAAATTATTagttgaaacacacacacatgagcCCCTTGCCTCATTGATGATGGGCATCATATTTTCAAGGAAAACTCTAGTGGCATTAACCTTAGGCTAATGGTTCTGTCTGATCATCGTGTAGGGTGCATGAAGACCGGGGTGAggagtgggggctggggggtggaacACTCATTTGCTGAGGACTCTGTTTGCCGGCCTGACTCTGTGGGGCTGCATTCAAGGCCCACTACTGACTGTGtctccttgggcaagttgcttcacctctctgagcttctgttatttcatctgaaaaatggggctaAGCTCCAGAGAGTGTGAGGGTGAAATGCAATCACAGAGGTAAGGCTCTTGGAGTGGAGGGCACACCCCATCCCCCTTGTCTCCCAAGCTCAGATTCCTCTTCCAGGCTCTGGAAGGAAGAGCAGGCTCCAGTCTGCCTTTCCAGATTTTTCTCCCACCCAAGGACAACCCTTTGTGTTCCCACTCTTTGGTCACCCACAGGACCCTACCTCTATCTCTACTGCAACAGTCCTCCCTGCCCTCAATGCTGGGCTCCAacaccacctcctccagggagcctgccCAGATGCTAACCACCCCCAAGACAGATGGGGGTCTCCCGTTCTCTTCCGTGCACCCTCAGCACTTGGTGTCTGTTTTAAGGTGCCTTGCTTCATGTACATGAGAATCCCTCCTTTTCTGGGGGTGGAGATTCTATCCTGCTCCCCTTGGCCTCACTTCTAGCCTAGACATCATCAAAACAAGATCTTGCCCACAGTGTGCAGGTGTGGATTAATTTCATTGGCTCACCAATAAAAAGTAAcatctggggctttcctggtggtgcagtggttaaaaatcctcctgccaatgtagggcacacagattcgagccctggtccgggaagatcccacatgccgtggagcaactaagcccgtgtgccacaactactgagcagccaccgcagtgagaagcccgtgcactgcaacaaagagtagcccccgctcgccacaactagagaaagcctgcatgcagcaacagagacccaatgcagccataaataaataaatgaatgaatgaatgaataaataaataaatggaacatcTGGGCAGCCTGCCCCAGTTTGCAGTCTTCGGtacatttaagcctcacaacaaccttaaATGGTACCAGGCATTTAAGTCTCAGATCACCTTAGGAAATAAACActgtgtttcattaattttaagaCGTACATTTTCCTCCCACACTTCAAGCTGTGAAATGGGGTTGCATCTTTCAATGAATGGGCAGTGGATATTCTTTCTTACTGGTGTATAAAATAATGCTATCTTTCTATCAACGTCATCTTAgatttgattaaataaaatattagcccCACTTTATAGCTGAGTAACTGTAGGCACATGAGGTTAAGCTGCTCACTCAAAGCACATAGGTGTCCCATAAACGTGCAAGGCTTTCGGCTCAGGCAGTCTGATGGGGTTGGGACCCAGGTCTCACGGGTAAGCTGCCTCCGCGATGACCCGCAAAGATCCTGCCTCCTGGTGTTCATGCCCTTGTGGGTGCCCTCCCTTGGGTGCCGACTGGACCTGGTGACTCGCCTTGGAGGAACAGTgatggcaaaagtgatgggagGTCACTTCTGAGGTTAAGTTCCCCAAAGACTCTGGCTTCTGCCCGCCTGCCATCTCTCACACACTCTCTTGCCGGCTCCAACTGAAGCCAGCCCCCACGGTGTGAGTTGCCCTTGGGAACAGCCAACAATCAACAAGAAACTGAGACCCTCTCTGCAACAACCTGCGAGGAAGCAGGTCCTGCCAACAGCCTTGGAAGCAGATCCCCCCCAGTCAAACCTGGAGGTGATTAACAGCCTCCTGATTGAAGCCTGCAAGGGACCCTGAGCCAGAGGCCCCCGTTAAGCTGTGCCTGGATCCCAgaaccacagaaactgtgaggtcGTACGTGAGTGCTGCTTTAAGCCGCTAAGTTTTGGGGTAttctgttacacagcaatagacaCGTAATAGTCTCCAATATTTAAGCCCAAGCATTTACTATGTCATGTCCTGGGGACAGAGATGAAAGAGATGTTGTCCTAGCCATCAAGGGACACCCGGTGTGGTGGGGAAAGGCATCCTGGGGTGACTGCTGCTATTGTGTGTATTGGGTGGGCTGGACAGGGGACTGCCTCCCTATCCCAGGCTGAGGGGTTGGGCAGGCTTCCAGCGGACCTGTCACCCAGCAGGGTCTGAAAAGGTAAGAACCACCCCTCAATGCCTGTGACAAAGGCAGGGAGGCAGTGGGGATGGAAGGAAAAGAACACATAGTTTCTCCTGGTCCTCCACGGATTTATGGATTTGGAAAATTGTTGTAAGATTACACGCTTGGCAAGAGGGTATTCGGCAGCTACAGGCGTGACACAAGAGCGAGTGATTGACCCTGATACATCTCAGAGGCCCGTGAGTCATCAGCAAAGCTCTTCCCAGCTCAGACTTGGATGAGAGTGAGGATTTGAGTTAACTGTGCTGGAGTGAAGGCGTTGAAGACTGTGTaatggttttgttgttttgtgtgtgtgtgtgtgtgtgtgtgtgtgtgtgtgtgtgtgtgcggtacacaggcctctcactgccgtggcctctcccgttgtggagcacaggctccggacgcgcaggctcagcggccatggctcacgggcccagccgctctgcggcatgtgctttcttcccggaccggggctcgaacccgtgtcccctgcatcagcaggcggacccccaaccactgcgccatcagggaagcccagttttgttgctttttaacCAAGGTCAGGATTGGCATATGGGTCAGGCATTAAACGTGTGGTCAGGGCTGGAATAGTGGTCATAGTCCACCTCTGGGACAGGCTGGGACAGAGGGtcagggtcccttttctccattctCCTCTTCACACTGGCCCTGCCTTGGCTCCTCTGGCTGGGAGGTGAGCCTGACAGATATTAAGAGATCCTGAACCCAAGGAAGGCCTAGAAAttctgagagaggaaaaaaaagcaagaccaGGCGCAGAGGAGTCTGGGGTGAGCCAAGAGTTGCAGCCAGCACTTCCCTGACCCCAGACAGGGCACCCCGTGCGGCACCCCAGACACAGAGGAAGCAGGACACCTAGCTTCCAGTTCCGCCTCTGCCACCAACACCAGGACAGGAGAGCAGAGTGGTTGAAACACGGGCTCTGAAGCCAGTCTGACTGGGGCGGGAGTCCCAGAACTGTCGCTTACTGGGCatgcttaatctctctgagcttcagtttgccccatctacaaaatggggatctataaaatgaggataatgatgcATACCTCATAGGACTGTCatgaggtttaaatgaaatatagGGAGGAATTAGTTCCAgaaccagtaaaaaaaaaaaaaaaaaaagctcaaaaaaTAGTGGTTAAAACAAAAAGGAGTATGGCCCAGATGTGTGAGCTCCCTTTAAACTCTCAAATTCTAGGATTCTGAGGATCAGCTGGCCCAGCCCAAGTACCTTTCTCTTTCCCCTGACTTGGGAGAAAGAGCTGCTGCTGGTAGTCTTGCCTTTAAAGGCGTCCACATTCATGATTTCATGTGATGTTCACaacaacccattttacagatgagaagactgaccAAGAGGAGAAAGGATTTGCCTCAGATACTGAATGCCACCAACTCACTTTTACTGAGCTCTTGCTGCATGCCAAGCCCTTCGCTGGGCAGAGCATCATCACATTTAGTCCTCGCGACAACGCATGAGTTATCTCTGTCTCTGTTACAGACAGGGAAACCAAGGGAGAAGGCGCCCAGCATCACGTAGCTGTGGGGGATGGAACCAAGGTTTACCCAGGAGCAGCTGGTCCTCAGAGCCTGAGCGCTTAACCCTATTCTGTGCTGGAAAATTAGGGGCAGAAGTAGGCCTGGAAAAAACCCAAGTCTCCTAACTTCCAGCCTAGAActatcctgtttcttttttctttcttttttttttttaaatttccaattgtagcaaaaaaaaaaaaatacaggaacatAAAACGtaccatcttagccatttttacaTGTACAATTCAGTAGCGTTATATACGTTCATATTGTTGTACAACCAACCTCCAGAAGTTTCtcaccttgcaaaactgaaactctatagccattaaacaaCTTGCCATTCCCCCCAGGCCCTAGCAACCACCATGcacctttctgtctctgtgaatttgactgttCTACGTTGGAGCTGTCCTGTTTCTTAAAAGCCTATCTCTGTTTTGCTGTTGAGCCATCTGTTCTGTCAACAAAATGAGTCTGGACAGCCAGGACTACAGGAGTTCAGGGGAGGGCAAGatctttgggggtggggtggtcagggaaggctgcctggaggaggaagaggagggcaggCCACCGAGGTCAAGCATCCCTGAGTCACTCACAACACCACCTCTCCACCCGCCCTTTGGTTTACGATGGCCACCTCAGCAGCACCAACCTTTGTCCTCAAGTGAGCTCCTGTCAGGTGGGTGGAGGCACcaggccatctcagaaggccaGGGGCTCGTCAAGGGGCTGGAGCAGTCCCGCGcctgcagcctccagaaccatgggGACAGGGCTACGCAGCCAGTCCTTGCGAGGACCGCGGCCCTCCTATAGCAAGCTCCAGGAGCGCCGGGCGCTGAGCCTCAGGCAGGGGCGTGAGAAGTCCAGGTCCTCAGACGGAGGCCCAGAAAGGCTGGACGCCCCCGGGCAGGAGCAACTGCCAGGGAGCCTGGGGGACACAGAGCAGCTGATCCAAGcccagcaagaaggcagccagcGGTGGCTGAGGCAGTATCAACAGGTTTGGCTGAGGGTTGGTGGATGGAGGAATgctagaggggagggggaggccccCAGGAGCGGGACCCAGGACAGCAAAGGCTCAGAGGCAGAAATGTATGGGGCTGTAGATCAAAGAGATAACAGAGCTGcctggggaaggggctggagagagagatATCCAAGAACTGTATTTCAGGGGGTCCTGAATGCCTTTGGGATTTATCCCATAGGCACTGGGGGGGAGTCAAGGAAGGTTTTAGAGCAGGTGGGTGATATGGTCAGAGCTGTTCCGAGATGATCAATCTGTCAGCGTGCTGGATGGGTGGATTTTGCTGGAGGCAAGAGATCAGCCAGTACAACTTCCCCAGGGTTACATCTTGTGCTCCCCTCTCCCCCGGAAAAGGGAGTGATCGGGCCCCCCTGGGTGGGAGCTGCGGGCTTCCTCTAGGAGGAAGGGTGGCTCGTGAGCCGTGCTTCTGTCTCTGGGGTCTACCACCACCTCGTGGCTGTAGGTGGAACAGCACCTGAAGCCCACCACCCAGTCCAGAGACCTGGGCCCTGATCTCGCCCCCTCCTGTCCTGCAGAAGATACGGAGAAGGTGGGAGAGCTTTGTCACCAGCTTCCGCAGCGTGACCCTGAGCCAGTCGGCCTCCCCACAGCCCTCGCTGGGCACCACCAGCTAAGGATGCTAGCAGCGGTGGGACTCCTTGCTGCACCTGGATGAGGTGGCATGACCTACCTCTTCATGGCCCTCTGGACTGTGAATGGAGTGACCTCCTCCGCGTGGACTGTTACCCTTCCTTACGTGGCCCATTGAGGCCTCTGTCACCAGGACAGAGCTCAGCGAAGCCAGACCCGTGGCTGAGAGCCTCTGGCGCATCACCTGGTCACGGGGCCCCAGCCGCCCTTCTTGCCAGCTGCTAGTGGTGGGCGGGGCATGGGCCTCCCTCCCAGAGGGTGAGGCCATCCCCAGGGCAAGGACTATGCCTTGTCGTGTATTGTCGTGTATTGTCGCTGTCTCGCGATGAAGGAAACAGAGGAAGCCTTCCCTCCCTGTGCGAATGAGAGgaaacctgaggcccagaggcgGGAAAGGATTATTCTCTTTGGCATCTCTGACCCCGCCCCTACCCAATGCCCAACACTGTGTTGAACACGGAATACAAGTTGCTGAACTGAAGTAAATGATTTTCCTACTGACTAACTcgcccccagtcctctcccaacCCCCTGGGGGCAGGTGGGGTCCAGAGCTTCCCAGATGATGGGGCAGAAGCACCAGGGGCAGGTCCCCGGGAGGCTGGGCCTCTCCTGCCACTTCCCTGATTCTCCCTGGGCTGACCTCAAGCCAGCGTCAGAGGGCCTGGATCTCACGAGCTCTTCGCCTCTGTGCTCACCCGCATGAGGCAGGACCTACCCAGAGGATCAGAGAGGGCAAGGGGCCCAGCCAGGGCCACACAGAGGGGAGGGTGTGACTCCAAAGAGCCTGAGCTCTCTGAGAGACACTGGCACCTCATTTGGGGTCCCTGGGGCTCTCCCAGCTCAAGCAGACCCAAGGTCAAAGGTAAGGGAGCAGCTGCAAGCATCCTGGTGGAGGGTCTGCTCTGGGGTGGTAG is part of the Kogia breviceps isolate mKogBre1 chromosome 7, mKogBre1 haplotype 1, whole genome shotgun sequence genome and harbors:
- the C7H11orf86 gene encoding uncharacterized protein C11orf86 homolog — protein: MGTGLRSQSLRGPRPSYSKLQERRALSLRQGREKSRSSDGGPERLDAPGQEQLPGSLGDTEQLIQAQQEGSQRWLRQYQQKIRRRWESFVTSFRSVTLSQSASPQPSLGTTS